The following are encoded together in the Iodobacter fluviatilis genome:
- a CDS encoding group II truncated hemoglobin: MQEVASITPYQLLGGDAVLRQLVDRFYDIMYTDPRASGIRAMHANDSGPIRDKFFDFLSSWLGGPQRFIEKYGHPMLRARHMPFAIGEEERDQWLMCMFQAMEETQMEDALRDHLEDAFYRTADFMRNK; the protein is encoded by the coding sequence ATGCAGGAAGTAGCCAGCATAACGCCCTACCAGCTATTAGGCGGTGATGCAGTCTTGCGCCAGCTGGTTGATCGTTTTTACGACATTATGTATACCGACCCACGCGCCAGCGGCATACGCGCCATGCACGCAAACGACAGCGGCCCAATCCGAGATAAATTCTTTGATTTTCTATCTAGCTGGCTAGGCGGGCCGCAACGTTTTATTGAAAAATACGGCCACCCCATGCTGCGTGCACGCCATATGCCTTTTGCGATTGGCGAGGAGGAGCGTGATCAGTGGCTAATGTGTATGTTTCAGGCGATGGAAGAGACACAGATGGAAGACGCTTTGCGAGATCACTTAGAAGACGCCTTTTATCGAACGGCCGACTTTATGCGTAATAAATAA